In the Corynebacterium kroppenstedtii genome, one interval contains:
- a CDS encoding TlyA family RNA methyltransferase: MTKQPSRRRLDAELVNRKVARSRDQAVEMIRSGRVMVNGFQATKPATRVEPGISIKVEKSVDDNWASRGAHKLLGACEAFEPEGLSFEGRRILDAGASTGGFTDVCLKRGAREVVAVDVGYGQLIWRLQNDERVRVVDRTNVRHLTPELTGGPCDLMVGDLSFISLKLVLPAIVDCMGEGADLLPMVKPQFEVGKDRLEHGGVVRSESLRVSATVEVAQYAQTLGLSLRGVVASPLPGPSGNVEYFLWLVKDGGVRALEPGKLESMVSAAVQEGPQ; encoded by the coding sequence GTGACTAAGCAGCCTAGTCGGCGTCGCCTCGACGCTGAGTTAGTAAACCGTAAAGTTGCGCGATCACGTGACCAGGCCGTTGAGATGATTCGCAGTGGTCGCGTTATGGTGAACGGATTTCAAGCTACCAAGCCAGCAACCCGAGTTGAGCCGGGCATATCCATCAAAGTGGAGAAAAGCGTCGACGATAATTGGGCATCTCGTGGTGCTCATAAGCTCCTTGGGGCGTGTGAAGCCTTCGAACCCGAGGGACTGTCATTTGAGGGGCGTCGGATATTGGATGCAGGAGCCTCAACAGGAGGGTTTACCGACGTATGCCTCAAGCGCGGAGCTCGGGAAGTCGTCGCTGTTGACGTCGGCTATGGGCAGTTGATCTGGCGTCTACAGAATGATGAACGGGTCCGTGTAGTAGACAGGACGAATGTACGACACCTGACCCCGGAATTGACAGGAGGCCCATGCGACCTGATGGTGGGGGACCTGTCGTTTATCTCTCTGAAATTGGTTCTCCCGGCGATTGTTGATTGTATGGGTGAGGGAGCAGATCTCCTCCCCATGGTGAAGCCACAGTTTGAGGTAGGGAAAGACCGTTTAGAACACGGTGGCGTGGTTCGGTCTGAAAGCTTACGGGTGAGCGCAACCGTGGAGGTTGCCCAGTATGCTCAAACTCTCGGTCTTTCACTCCGTGGTGTGGTTGCGTCGCCTCTGCCGGGGCCTAGCGGCAATGTGGAGTATTTTTTATGGCTTGTCAAGGATGGTGGGGTCCGAGCACTGGAACCCGGTAAACTTGAATCCATGGTGTCGGCAGCAGTGCAGGAAGGACCTCAATGA
- a CDS encoding HAD-IIA family hydrolase, with protein MYRSLRMTSIKEDLMAASNNDSAHTSEERLIDRTDALLLDLDGTVYHGARPIPEAVSALNEAHSHVGLKYITNNASRSPSAVAEALQEMGIPASENDILTSAQAGVTLLVSKIPAGSRVIVLGSDSLKELVSEAGFSVVTSADDQPAAVIQGHATTTGWPQMSEAALAINNGAVYVATNMDTTLPTERGLTVGNGSMIAAITTATGVIPDSAGKPAGDMFTQAAEELHSDRPLAVGDRLNTDIAGGVAAGIPSLMVITGISGHKDLLTADPAERPTYIADNMMALFDSIDRSAPGSKSGWKAEVTLDGVLQLSSVDGEFPEGSAEESLDGADSPEQGRISDRRRHDALLTAIAAAWEEGAPAVTQVAATDSTAQSVIDTWR; from the coding sequence ATGTACCGATCCCTACGGATGACATCCATTAAGGAAGATTTGATGGCCGCCTCTAATAATGACAGCGCTCATACGTCCGAAGAGCGTTTGATCGACCGCACCGACGCGTTACTCCTCGATCTCGACGGAACCGTGTACCACGGTGCACGACCAATCCCGGAAGCTGTATCGGCCCTTAACGAGGCCCATTCCCACGTTGGCTTAAAGTACATAACGAACAATGCTTCCCGCTCACCCAGCGCTGTTGCCGAAGCTCTGCAGGAAATGGGAATTCCTGCCTCTGAGAACGACATCTTAACGTCCGCACAAGCCGGGGTTACGCTGTTGGTCAGCAAAATTCCTGCAGGTTCGCGCGTCATTGTATTGGGATCAGATTCGCTAAAAGAACTCGTCAGCGAGGCCGGGTTTAGCGTTGTCACATCGGCTGACGATCAACCAGCTGCCGTGATTCAAGGGCACGCGACGACGACGGGCTGGCCGCAAATGTCAGAAGCTGCGCTGGCAATTAATAACGGTGCGGTCTACGTAGCGACGAACATGGACACCACCTTGCCCACCGAGCGTGGCTTAACCGTCGGAAACGGGTCGATGATTGCTGCGATTACCACGGCAACAGGAGTTATCCCCGATTCTGCCGGAAAACCGGCTGGTGACATGTTTACCCAAGCGGCGGAAGAACTCCATTCTGATCGTCCACTGGCTGTCGGTGACCGCCTGAACACTGACATTGCCGGGGGAGTTGCGGCCGGAATCCCATCCTTGATGGTCATTACCGGTATATCAGGGCACAAAGATCTTCTGACCGCGGATCCTGCGGAGCGCCCCACATATATCGCCGACAATATGATGGCCTTGTTCGATTCGATTGATCGATCTGCCCCTGGATCAAAGTCAGGTTGGAAAGCAGAGGTGACGTTGGATGGCGTTTTGCAGCTGTCGTCCGTTGACGGCGAGTTTCCTGAGGGATCGGCTGAAGAATCCTTGGATGGTGCGGATTCACCTGAGCAGGGTCGTATCTCTGATCGACGACGCCACGACGCCTTGCTGACTGCGATCGCAGCAGCATGGGAAGAAGGAGCCCCCGCTGTGACCCAGGTGGCGGCGACCGATTCGACTGCGCAAAGTGTGATCGATACATGGCGATAA
- a CDS encoding tetratricopeptide repeat protein, whose protein sequence is MNDSEANKRHNGSANNRNHGSGRSSGDGHHGRRYDKSGSSDRNHRANNRDFNKKKSHRSINRKSKYASGRSGPKKSGYREERSKKHLNEPSLPPDISERDLDPTVRQDLRSLSKQNAGVVAKHMVASALAMEEDPELALKHARAAKDRAGRVSIARETCGIAAYHAGQWKEALSELRAARRISGGPGLLAVMADCERGLGHPEKAISLGTSDQAKLLDSNSAEELAIVVAGARRDLEQYDAAVAGLEQENLDDKRKDEEAPRLFYAYADSLAAAGRTTEAKAWFQKTIDHDPDELLDAKERLAELI, encoded by the coding sequence ATGAACGACTCCGAAGCAAATAAACGCCACAATGGATCGGCTAACAACCGCAACCACGGCTCCGGCAGATCGAGCGGCGACGGGCATCATGGAAGGCGCTACGATAAATCCGGTTCTTCTGACAGGAACCACCGAGCCAATAACCGCGACTTCAATAAAAAGAAATCCCACCGCAGCATCAACCGTAAGTCGAAGTACGCGTCAGGGCGTTCTGGTCCGAAGAAGAGCGGTTACCGGGAAGAGCGGTCGAAGAAGCACCTCAATGAGCCCTCACTGCCACCCGACATTTCTGAACGCGATTTAGATCCGACCGTTCGGCAGGACCTTCGCAGCCTATCGAAGCAGAACGCTGGGGTCGTGGCGAAACACATGGTCGCCAGCGCGTTAGCCATGGAAGAAGATCCCGAGCTGGCCCTTAAGCACGCTCGCGCAGCTAAAGATCGGGCGGGACGAGTGTCCATTGCCCGCGAGACGTGTGGTATCGCTGCGTACCATGCCGGCCAATGGAAAGAAGCGTTATCCGAGCTACGCGCTGCACGCAGAATTTCCGGGGGGCCGGGCCTACTTGCAGTCATGGCTGACTGCGAAAGGGGGCTAGGACATCCTGAGAAAGCCATATCTCTTGGTACATCGGATCAGGCGAAGCTTCTTGACTCGAACTCCGCTGAAGAACTCGCGATCGTCGTGGCTGGTGCTCGTCGAGACTTAGAACAATACGACGCAGCCGTCGCGGGGCTCGAACAAGAAAACCTTGATGATAAGCGGAAAGATGAGGAAGCCCCTCGGTTGTTCTACGCCTACGCTGATTCGCTGGCCGCAGCAGGGCGGACTACAGAAGCGAAGGCGTGGTTTCAAAAGACAATCGACCATGATCCCGACGAGCTTCTCGACGCAAAAGAGCGCTTAGCCGAGCTCATTTAA
- the tyrS gene encoding tyrosine--tRNA ligase gives MNNGADSGVSEGSDARAAVIDDLQWRGLINQSTDLDLLKQVAREGMLTLYTGFDPTGPSLHAGHLVPLLMLKRFQQAGHRPIVLAGGATGMIGDPREVGERAMLAADTVSEWAQNISSQLRRFVSFEGDPDFSGSNGAILENNYTWTSQMSAIEYLRDLGKNFSLNTMLSRDTVKRRLEGDGISYTEFSYMLLQANDFVELRRRYDCRVQIGGSDQWGNIVGGVDLNRRVDNEVVHGITVPLVTDSEGKKFGKSTGGGKLWLDPEMTSPYSWYQYFLNSADADVIRYLRWFTFLDREELKDLETETQERPHKRAAQKRLAQEMTTLVHGEEATKSVELASQALFGRGELRDLDNLTLKGALSETEIAEFPQGAEPTIVDLLVESKLAPSKGAARRTIKEGGAYVNNERVADMDWTPRADDLLHGQWLVLRRGKKSFAGAKFAEK, from the coding sequence ATGAACAACGGAGCGGATAGCGGCGTGTCAGAAGGATCTGACGCTCGAGCAGCTGTCATTGACGACCTTCAGTGGCGAGGTCTTATTAATCAATCGACGGATCTTGACCTGCTTAAGCAAGTGGCTCGTGAGGGGATGCTGACGCTATATACGGGCTTTGATCCCACCGGTCCGTCGCTTCATGCCGGTCATTTAGTTCCGTTGCTGATGCTTAAGCGGTTCCAGCAGGCCGGGCACCGCCCGATCGTCTTAGCTGGCGGCGCGACGGGGATGATCGGTGATCCCCGTGAAGTGGGGGAACGGGCGATGCTTGCCGCAGATACGGTCTCTGAGTGGGCCCAGAATATTTCGTCACAGCTTCGACGCTTCGTCTCATTTGAAGGCGACCCTGATTTCTCAGGGAGCAATGGTGCGATTCTCGAAAATAACTACACGTGGACATCGCAAATGTCTGCCATCGAGTACCTGCGTGATTTAGGCAAGAATTTTTCGCTTAACACCATGTTGTCAAGAGATACCGTGAAACGCCGGCTAGAGGGCGACGGCATCTCTTACACAGAGTTTTCTTACATGCTCTTACAAGCGAATGACTTCGTTGAACTTCGACGACGCTACGATTGCCGGGTTCAAATCGGTGGATCGGATCAGTGGGGAAACATCGTCGGAGGCGTCGACCTCAATCGGCGTGTCGATAACGAGGTTGTCCATGGAATAACCGTTCCACTCGTAACCGATTCTGAAGGGAAAAAATTCGGAAAGTCCACTGGCGGTGGGAAGTTGTGGCTCGATCCAGAAATGACTAGCCCGTACTCGTGGTATCAATACTTCCTCAACTCGGCAGACGCCGATGTTATCCGTTACCTACGGTGGTTTACTTTCCTTGACCGGGAAGAGCTCAAAGACTTAGAAACTGAAACGCAGGAGCGTCCGCATAAGCGTGCAGCGCAGAAACGCTTAGCTCAAGAAATGACGACGTTGGTCCACGGGGAGGAAGCGACGAAGTCTGTGGAACTTGCTTCGCAGGCACTCTTCGGTCGTGGAGAGCTGCGTGACCTGGACAATTTGACTTTGAAGGGTGCACTGTCGGAGACAGAGATTGCGGAGTTTCCCCAAGGGGCAGAGCCGACGATTGTTGACCTGCTCGTCGAGTCGAAGCTTGCACCTTCAAAGGGCGCTGCTCGCCGCACCATTAAAGAGGGTGGCGCGTATGTGAACAATGAGCGGGTCGCGGACATGGATTGGACCCCACGTGCGGACGATCTCCTCCACGGACAGTGGTTGGTTTTGCGACGGGGCAAGAAGTCGTTCGCGGGAGCTAAGTTCGCAGAGAAGTGA
- a CDS encoding Trm112 family protein: MSLNEELLSLLVCPQDKGPLEYHEDEQLLVNPRLHIAYPIDDGIPVLLEDEALAYQGK; the protein is encoded by the coding sequence ATGAGCCTAAATGAAGAGCTACTGTCACTTCTGGTGTGCCCACAAGACAAGGGGCCACTGGAGTATCACGAGGACGAGCAGCTTTTGGTTAATCCGCGTTTGCATATTGCATATCCCATTGACGACGGAATCCCCGTCCTTCTTGAGGACGAGGCCCTCGCTTACCAAGGCAAATAA
- the argH gene encoding argininosuccinate lyase translates to MGIAAHKTNQGSLWGGRFSGGPSDAMFALSVSTHFDWVLAPYDVLASKAHARVLHSRGLLSDEDFEAMISGLNQLGDDVASGAFKPDPTDEDVHGAMERGLIERVGAEVGGRLRAGRSRNDQVAALFRMWVRDAVRNVAAEVIELVKALADQAEAHSHDIMPGKTHSQAAQPILVAHQLLAHAHPLVRDVDRLKDLDKRLAVSPYGSGALAGSTLHLDPEAIAQELGFDSSSENSIDGTSSRDFATETAYVLAQIGVDMSRLAEEIISWCTPEYGYVTLDDSWSTGSSIMPQKKNPDVAELTRGKSGRLIGNLAGLMATCKALPLAYDRDLQEDKEPIVDSVNQLLLLLPAMTGLVKTLTFHTDRMRELAPRGFTLATDLAEWLVRRGVPFREAHEASGSCVRMAEAREVSLKDLTDEELRSAHPSLTPEVREVLTVEGSVASRDTKGGTARPRVMEQLERLRKVASQDSEWAAHSPIPGSV, encoded by the coding sequence ATGGGAATTGCGGCGCATAAAACGAATCAGGGCTCTTTGTGGGGAGGTCGGTTCTCCGGCGGCCCGAGTGATGCGATGTTCGCCTTGTCCGTATCCACCCATTTTGATTGGGTTCTGGCACCATACGACGTTTTAGCTTCAAAGGCTCACGCCAGGGTGTTGCACAGCCGAGGCCTTCTTAGCGACGAAGACTTCGAAGCGATGATTAGCGGCTTGAATCAACTCGGTGACGACGTCGCGTCGGGCGCCTTTAAACCGGACCCCACCGATGAAGATGTCCATGGCGCCATGGAACGTGGCCTTATTGAGCGCGTGGGTGCCGAGGTCGGTGGACGCCTTCGCGCAGGGCGCTCGCGTAACGATCAAGTCGCCGCTCTCTTTCGGATGTGGGTGCGGGATGCTGTTCGAAACGTTGCAGCAGAGGTCATCGAATTAGTTAAGGCCCTGGCCGATCAAGCTGAGGCGCATTCCCATGACATTATGCCTGGTAAAACTCACTCGCAGGCTGCTCAGCCCATCCTTGTTGCCCATCAGCTTTTGGCCCATGCGCATCCGCTCGTGAGAGATGTCGACCGGCTTAAGGATTTGGACAAGCGGTTGGCAGTGAGCCCGTATGGTTCAGGTGCTCTTGCAGGGTCCACTCTACATTTGGACCCAGAAGCTATTGCGCAAGAGTTAGGGTTTGATTCCTCGTCGGAGAATTCGATTGACGGAACGAGTTCCCGAGATTTTGCGACAGAAACTGCTTATGTGCTGGCACAAATTGGTGTCGATATGTCGCGTCTTGCTGAAGAGATTATTTCTTGGTGCACACCGGAATACGGTTATGTCACTCTTGATGATTCGTGGTCAACGGGATCGTCGATCATGCCGCAAAAGAAAAACCCTGATGTTGCTGAATTGACTCGCGGTAAAAGTGGACGCCTGATCGGTAATCTTGCGGGTCTTATGGCGACCTGTAAGGCACTCCCATTGGCCTATGACCGTGATCTACAGGAAGATAAAGAGCCCATAGTTGACTCGGTTAATCAACTTCTTTTGCTCTTGCCTGCCATGACCGGTTTGGTAAAGACGTTAACGTTCCATACTGACCGGATGCGTGAATTAGCGCCTCGTGGATTCACCCTAGCAACAGATCTTGCGGAATGGCTCGTTCGCCGGGGCGTCCCGTTTAGGGAAGCACACGAGGCATCGGGATCATGTGTCCGCATGGCCGAGGCCCGCGAAGTCAGCCTTAAAGACTTGACTGACGAGGAATTGCGCTCGGCTCATCCGTCGTTAACGCCAGAGGTGAGGGAAGTGCTCACCGTGGAAGGGTCGGTCGCATCTCGTGACACCAAGGGAGGTACCGCGAGACCACGTGTGATGGAGCAACTTGAGCGGTTGAGAAAAGTCGCGTCTCAGGATTCCGAGTGGGCGGCTCATTCGCCCATTCCGGGTAGCGTTTAA
- a CDS encoding argininosuccinate synthase, translated as MTNRVVLAYSGGLDTSVAIPYLAKMTGGEVVAVSIDLGQGGEDMESVRQRALACGAVEAIVVDAKDEFAEQYCLPAIKANGLYMKQYPLVSALSRPLIVKHLVEAAKEHGGTHVAHGCTGKGNDQVRFEVGFADTAPDLKIIAPARDYAWTRDKAIAFAEEIDLPIEQSASSPFSIDQNVWGRAVETGFLEDLWNPPTKDLYAYTEEPSLGNAPDEVVISFEGGKPVAIDGRPVSVLEAIEEMNRRGGAQGVGRLDMVEDRLVGIKSREVYEAPGAMVLIRAHEALEDITVERELARYKRGIDARWSEEVYDGLWFAPLKRSLDAFINSTQENVSGDIRLVLHEGRITVNGRRSDKSLYDFNLATYDTGDTFDQTLSRGFVELHGLSSKIACKRDREQ; from the coding sequence GTGACTAATCGTGTTGTTCTCGCCTACTCCGGTGGCCTGGATACATCGGTAGCTATCCCTTATTTGGCGAAAATGACGGGTGGCGAGGTCGTCGCAGTGTCCATTGATCTGGGCCAAGGCGGCGAGGACATGGAATCGGTGCGTCAACGTGCTCTCGCCTGTGGTGCGGTAGAAGCCATCGTCGTCGATGCAAAAGATGAATTCGCTGAGCAGTATTGTTTGCCAGCCATCAAGGCTAACGGCTTGTATATGAAGCAATACCCGCTGGTATCTGCGCTTTCTCGGCCGTTGATCGTGAAGCACCTCGTGGAAGCCGCCAAGGAACATGGCGGTACCCACGTTGCCCACGGCTGCACGGGCAAAGGAAACGACCAGGTCCGGTTTGAAGTAGGTTTTGCCGACACCGCGCCTGATCTAAAGATTATTGCTCCGGCACGTGATTACGCCTGGACCCGGGATAAGGCCATTGCCTTTGCTGAAGAGATTGATTTGCCCATTGAACAATCGGCAAGTTCGCCTTTTTCCATTGATCAAAACGTGTGGGGCCGGGCAGTCGAAACGGGATTCCTCGAGGATTTGTGGAACCCGCCGACGAAGGATCTGTACGCATACACAGAAGAACCGTCGCTGGGAAATGCCCCTGACGAAGTCGTAATTTCGTTCGAAGGCGGTAAGCCCGTCGCTATCGACGGCCGGCCTGTCTCAGTACTTGAAGCGATCGAAGAGATGAATCGTCGTGGTGGGGCTCAGGGTGTTGGCCGGCTCGATATGGTCGAAGACCGCCTCGTCGGAATTAAGTCCCGTGAGGTCTATGAAGCTCCGGGTGCAATGGTTCTCATTCGGGCTCATGAGGCGTTGGAAGACATCACGGTTGAAAGAGAGCTGGCCCGGTATAAGCGGGGCATTGATGCTCGGTGGTCTGAAGAAGTTTATGACGGACTATGGTTCGCGCCGTTAAAACGTTCGCTTGACGCCTTCATTAACTCGACGCAGGAAAATGTCTCGGGCGATATCCGTCTCGTCCTTCACGAAGGCCGGATCACTGTGAACGGCCGTAGGTCAGATAAATCGCTTTATGATTTCAATTTAGCAACGTACGACACTGGAGATACTTTTGACCAGACGCTGTCGCGTGGCTTCGTGGAGCTGCACGGCTTATCTTCGAAGATCGCCTGCAAACGAGATCGTGAACAATAG
- a CDS encoding arginine repressor — MSKHAPSTRTARQARVLEILQSHHVSNQSQIIELLARDGVEVTQATLSRDLDEMGARKVRSSDGASFYTVDGPDAEPDSDGRMDKLRRTLAELLVSTDFSGNFAVLRTPPGGAQYLASVIDRAPLTQVVGTVAGDDTIFVLSREPMNGEQLARYFAGVSSYSSR; from the coding sequence ATGTCGAAACATGCGCCATCGACTCGCACTGCCCGTCAGGCTCGAGTTTTAGAGATCCTGCAATCGCATCATGTCTCTAATCAATCGCAGATCATCGAGTTGTTGGCACGGGATGGGGTGGAAGTCACTCAGGCGACGTTGTCACGGGATCTCGATGAAATGGGAGCGCGGAAGGTCCGTTCCTCCGACGGGGCGAGTTTTTATACCGTCGACGGACCCGACGCGGAGCCCGATTCGGACGGCCGAATGGATAAGCTACGTCGAACCTTGGCAGAGCTTTTGGTCTCGACGGACTTCTCTGGAAACTTCGCGGTGCTTCGCACGCCTCCGGGAGGGGCCCAGTACCTCGCTAGTGTTATTGACCGTGCTCCTTTGACACAGGTGGTCGGCACAGTTGCTGGTGACGACACCATTTTCGTTCTGTCACGTGAACCGATGAATGGTGAGCAACTCGCCCGGTACTTTGCTGGAGTTTCGTCATACTCGTCTCGATGA
- the argF gene encoding ornithine carbamoyltransferase: MEKIRHFLKDDDLSSLEQAEVLSLALEMKKDPFRFRPLEGPQSVAVLFDKTSTRTRFSFDAGIAQLGGNAIVVNSGSSQIGKKETFEDTGAVLSRFVTAIVWRTYEHSNLERIASTATVPVVNALCDDYHPCQILADLLTIIEHCTPHSKVSELRGLNAVYLGDGNNNMANSYLLGFALAGINITICSPNGFQPRSAIVKRAQGLAADTGASVAVTDDVDAVAGADVVITDTWVSMGFENDGLDRRTPLLPYQVNDDVMGRAKETAIFLHCLPAYRGSEVTSSVIDGPQSRVFDEAENRLHAQKALLSWVIEHNPYS; encoded by the coding sequence ATGGAAAAGATCCGGCATTTTTTAAAAGATGATGATTTATCCTCATTAGAGCAAGCCGAGGTGTTATCACTAGCTCTTGAAATGAAAAAGGATCCTTTCAGATTCCGTCCACTAGAAGGACCACAATCCGTCGCAGTTCTGTTCGATAAGACATCGACACGCACGAGATTTTCCTTCGATGCGGGAATCGCACAGCTGGGTGGAAACGCTATTGTTGTTAACTCTGGGAGTTCCCAAATCGGTAAGAAGGAAACGTTCGAGGATACGGGGGCAGTGCTTTCTCGTTTCGTTACAGCGATCGTGTGGCGAACATACGAACACAGTAATCTCGAACGTATAGCCTCAACAGCGACTGTTCCTGTGGTCAATGCACTCTGTGATGACTATCATCCGTGCCAAATCTTAGCGGATCTCCTTACAATTATTGAGCATTGCACTCCTCACAGTAAAGTGAGCGAATTACGTGGTTTAAACGCAGTGTATCTGGGGGATGGAAATAATAACATGGCAAATTCGTATCTTCTCGGATTTGCCTTAGCGGGTATCAACATAACGATTTGTTCTCCCAATGGCTTTCAACCGCGCTCCGCCATTGTGAAGCGAGCCCAAGGTCTTGCTGCGGACACGGGGGCATCCGTCGCGGTGACCGACGATGTCGACGCAGTAGCTGGAGCGGATGTCGTTATTACTGATACGTGGGTTTCCATGGGCTTTGAAAATGATGGTCTCGATCGTCGAACACCGCTCCTGCCATACCAGGTCAATGATGACGTGATGGGTCGGGCGAAAGAGACGGCGATTTTCCTCCATTGCCTTCCGGCCTACCGGGGTAGCGAGGTGACGTCGTCAGTCATCGATGGCCCTCAATCGCGCGTTTTTGATGAAGCAGAAAACCGTCTTCACGCGCAAAAAGCACTCTTGTCGTGGGTTATAGAGCATAATCCTTATTCGTGA